TACCCTTGACCTGGAACCCGCCACCTCTCGCTAAGGTTCGCAGATAGCTGAAAAGCAGGCAACCAGtttatgaagaagaattaTATGGAGACTTGAGACAAGCACCGTACAGCTTCAGAAAATAGGTACACGATTAAGAATTCTCATTGATCATTCGCTCTGGTCTACGGTCCCGCCAATTGATCTAACACAACGCATGTCTTCATATGTTGCGCTTCATTTCTTTGGTACCCCCTTGCTACAGCTTGGCCTTTTTGAAAATTGCATAAACTCAATGACAAGGTTCAGGAGCTGCAAGTGCTAGAATTGAAGGctgatttctttctttacttCAGTGCGTGTTCATCAAGCAATCACAGCAGTGACCCAATTTTACGAGATCCAAGTTCAGTGCTACTCCGCAGATTCAGCTACATTCCAAAAGCACACAGATCAGCGACACAGCTCCAAGCAAACTCAATTTCTATGGAACCCTTTCATCTCCCCGTAGGTTCCGTTATTTTGGAGGTAATTGCCATCTTTGGGGTAGCGGCCAATAGTTGACTCATTGGGCGCGGTACTCGTATTCTAGCCCTGGATGGCATTGTTTAGAGTTCCCCCACCCAACCTGGGCACGGCTCTGCCGTCTTTGATGCATGCTAGAACACATTAGCTTACAATAGCACTGCGGTAATTGCTCGGTCTTCGGGGGGTTGACAGGGAATTTGTTACTAAGcgctctccatcatcaacaaactTGTCGAATGGCTGTGTTCTGGATTGACAACATCTGCATCAATCAATATGattgagatgaagagagcaaGAAAGATTAACCGACATACATCATCTACTGTAAAGCCTCTGGAATTTCGGGATGCAATCGAGATCCCGAAAACACACAGATCCGGATGTCTGCTTTTTTGCCCCTCAAAGTAAATTCGAAGGGAAACGCGTGACAAAATTCACAAAGTCGCTCTAGGAAGAGCCTTATCATTGCATGAAGATTTTCACCATTGAAAAAAATCGGCAAAGGACGCCCCCCGACGAAAATACGAACCTCTCCATAGCTGGTAGCCTGCTGACCCTCCATAGGTTCACCAGTTTTCAGCATTTCAAGCCTCCCTTGCCTCAGCAAGTGCTTCTGTTCAGCGCCTTGTTGCCATTACCGAAATTCGATAATTCCGCTGGAAGCGCAGCAAACCCTGTGGACCGAAGGGCGAGTATACGGCAGTGCCTGTACAAGATCCTGCACGTAATACCACATAGGAGGGATTGGTAATCTTACTTCTGCCCGTTTCGTGGTATGTGCAGCAAAATTCTGAAAGCAGAGATTATATCGGTATATACCCATTCGGAGGTTAAGTACAGCACATTCACAGGCCCGTGTGACTCTGCTTATTCTTCAACCCCAGATGTAGGTCATTACGATCCATCGTGCCACGCACCTTGAAAGATACGGATATCCGTGATATGGCTTTTGCATTTCTCAGTACGATCGACTTTATAGATATAACCTGCCAAGCTTACAGAGCTCAACTACACAGGGGGAGTGCGCTGAAGAAGGACTATCCAATCACCCGAACGGCTTTTTTGGACTATGTGATTCCCTATCGTTTTTATCCAAGAGCACACGACGCTACTCGTGTACCAAAACTGCCTGACTGGTGTTGTCGAAGTCATAGGCCAATGTGGCGAACCTGGAAACCTCCATGTAATATGGCATCATGTAGCGCACTCTATTCATTGTCCTACATCAAAGGATCAGCCAGGTCAATTAACCATTTTTAGATTTTCCTggtgaagaggaaaaagtaATGTCCTCATTTTCTGTCTCTGTCAAGTATATTCTCTTTCTGTTCACTCTCTACCCTCAAACTAACTTTACAATTACATCGACACACTAGGagaatataataattataagaTCGTAACGACTTGCGTGTCGCGTCCTGAGTTATCCACCAACACGAGTCGACTCTCGATAATATGCTGCCATAATCCTTGCCAATCTCGACGGAATGTTGCTCGAAGAGGTCTTTCGAACAGTGGCTGGTGGGTTCTTTGGTGCTCAAATCTTTGAGCAGCTACTAAAAGCAGCTGTATTAGCCCATAGGCAGCGGTTCGTCCCGGATGGCTCAGTTATATGAAGCCTTTAGCTTGCATCTCTTTGTCCGTCCACTCCCACAATTTGGTTGCCAATTCGGGATCCTCTGCAAACTTGCTGGGCTGCTCAACTTTTGCAACTGGGACAAAGTATTTACCATTTAGTTGAATGGAAAATTCAGGGCTCGCAATAGTGTAAAGAGAATTGTAAGACCCGACATCAACTGAAGGGGTTACTCTAAGGCACTTCAAGATCGGCGATAAGACCGCTGCTGCAGTTGCGAGCCCTTTTGCATTCTTGTTTAGTTGCCTGCGACAAGTTAAACAGTGAATCACGAACAACAGCTGGGGGATTGTAAAGAGCTTACGTGTCATAATTACCAGGGTGAACACTTGCTGTCCAAATTGGGGTGTTGCCGGTGGAAAGTTCGGTTCCTCCAGGCCCATACCGACGAAGTAGCTCCTTGCTGTGTAGGATATTCGCCAGCTTGGATTGCCCATAGCGAGACCAAGAACCACCTTTAACCTGATTAATATCTCCAAAATCAATACCGGTAGATGGCGTGTAGTATTTGTGGCCGACTGAGGAAACATTTGTCACCCGAACCGTCCCTTCTTCGCAAAATGCCGCGGTTGACAGTAGGAGCGGTAAAAGGTGCTTCGTCAACAGCCAGTGGGACATGTAGTTGGTCTTTTGGGAAAAAGATCAGTTCAGCTTTTCGTCTGCAGCCAGAGAGGGCGTATTAGCCATACCTGCCATTGAGATTCGTAACCATCCTTTGATATTTGCTGGGGCACAGCCATGATTCCTGCGTTATTCACAACTCCATGTAATCTCGACTCTTTCTGTAAAAtgctctttgctgctgcaaccACTGAGCCGAGATCCATCATATCCATGAGCAAGAACTCAATCTCAGCGTAAGGAATGTCCTCTTTGATGCTTTCGATGGCAGAACGGGCTTTCTCCTCATTTCGCGCTCCCATATACACTTTTGCATGATGCTTTGCCAAGTGAAACACTGTGAAATAGCCACTGATCATACATCATTTAGCAGCCATACATCGTAGATGGAGGTGACTAACGGTCAAGTAAAGGTCCAAGTGACCACTTGACCGTTGTGAATTGTTAACAGACTTACATGCCAGTGTTTCCTCCGGTCACGATGTAAACTTTTCCCGCGAGACTCGGAAGTGTGTCGGGATTGAACGCCATGATGTCTTTGAAGCCGAATCAATATAGACAAGAAAGATTGTTGTTGTATGAAACTGGAGCATTTTATGGTATATTTGAGAAACAGCAGACACATTGACTTATGTATACGTTGACTTCTCGACTTGCTGTTCTTATTATTGCTTACCTTTCTCAAAACTGTACCCATCAGTTCATGCACCCACTGAACCAAGCCCCACTGCGGACGTTGCGGCCGCCGCGGTTAAGCTGAGTCGAGTTCTAAACCTTCGCCATTTGGaatggaaaacaaaaagaccGGCCGCACATTCCCGCAGTACCCACAGTACCTGTATACTACACTGTCTAGGTAGGTACCTTTCATAACCCCTATGTACGATACACAGAACAGCTATGACTTTAGTCATTGATCGTAGACTACTCCGTAGTCAACCGAGTCCTACTACAACAGCTGCGGCCGCTACAGCTAACCCAGTCAAGTTTTTACATGACCCGAGGTACATGTCCCTATTCCGCCTTTGCCCTTCTTTATTGCGATGCAACAAAAGCCAAACGCTTCAAAGGGCCAATAGCCATGGCCCCGTTAACATCAGCCTCGGCTACTTCGTACTGCCTACATGATATCAGATATACAGGACCCGCCAAGAGCCCTGGTGTCGGAAATGATCCTGCGTGGCTTAAGAACAGCGCGAGGAAGAGGGTAGATTACATGTGCCTGAGTTGCTGAGGAATAGGGGATCGGTATCATACGGCCTATGGTACCCTGTTTTTGTGAAGCCTACGGAGTTGAATGAACTGCACTGCTTTGCTCTCTTAGAAAGTCTCTTGTCCCATTTCCCGCTCTGCTACATTTAAAAGCTCGAGATAGGCTCCTACCACGTCTGTTAGAGTTGAAACTTGAAACAATGAAGCTACCATTGATAGACACCGTACCTGCAGCTTTCCATCTGGTATTCATCATCTGAAGAGCGTTTACACAAATGGTTTTCCCAATGAGATATTGCTCATTGCTAGTTTCCATGGCCATCCACGAAAGAGCAACGGATGTACGATAAAGACAATGTAACACTAGAGGGGAGAGGCACACCAAGTGAGAGTCTTGCGCTAGTTTCATCAGCACCTGGGCAAAGGACACGACTCTAGAGCAgttctccttcatcttggcaataGAGCGATCCATGCATTCGCGAAGAAGTGCCGCTGTTTCTATATCAATTGGCATGTTTTCGCTGAACGAGTCACAACTGTGATGATCGCTGAGCTTCATCTGGGCACTGACATCGTTAAGATTCGTTTCCACGAAGCACATAAAAGGGTATAGTTACCTCAAACAAAGAGACTGTGCGAGATAGAAAGCTCCTGCGACGGCAGAGTTTTCAGTTAACAGAGACAAAATTGAGGATGTGGTTTGGTGTAATAATTCCATGTCCTCGAGCATAAATGCAGGCGTACTAGTTTGATCATTGCAGTGCTTGATCACTCGTCCTAATAAATGTGACGCTTGAGCCACGCGTGCAAATGGGCTGACCTGCATGCTGGTAGCAGATGCTAAAGACAATCTTTCTGGAGGCACGATTTCCTACTCCGACACGTCATTAGTCGAGTATCTTGGTCTGCAACGAGCTGACGATCATACCCCATTTTTCCAAGCTTCATCGTCTACGGGAATGGGCGTGTCAATAGTTGGGTCTTCCGTGAATAATGACCGCTGG
The sequence above is drawn from the Trichoderma breve strain T069 chromosome 5, whole genome shotgun sequence genome and encodes:
- a CDS encoding short chain dehydrogenase domain-containing protein codes for the protein MAFNPDTLPSLAGKVYIVTGGNTGIGYFTVFHLAKHHAKVYMGARNEEKARSAIESIKEDIPYAEIEFLLMDMMDLGSVVAAAKSILQKESRLHGVVNNAGIMAVPQQISKDGYESQWQTNYMSHWLLTKHLLPLLLSTAAFCEEGTVRVTNVSSVGHKYYTPSTGIDFGDINQVKGGSWSRYGQSKLANILHSKELLRRYGPGGTELSTGNTPIWTASVHPGNYDTQLNKNAKGLATAAAVLSPILKCLRVTPSVDVGSYNSLYTIASPEFSIQLNGKYFVPVAKVEQPSKFAEDPELATKLWEWTDKEMQAKGFI